In Chloroflexota bacterium, one DNA window encodes the following:
- a CDS encoding NADH-quinone oxidoreductase subunit A, translating to MSDYTGLFVYLFLAAAIVTVIVAISGLLSPRRPSEAKYRPYECGVSEVESTEHRWPVRFALVAMLFLVFDVEALFFYPWAILVRELRWTGIIAIAGFFAVLGVGYVYARARGALKWR from the coding sequence GTGTCTGACTACACCGGGCTGTTCGTGTACCTGTTCCTGGCGGCGGCAATTGTCACCGTCATCGTCGCCATCTCTGGTCTGCTTTCCCCGAGGCGTCCGTCCGAGGCGAAGTATCGCCCGTACGAGTGCGGCGTCTCCGAGGTCGAGAGCACCGAGCACCGATGGCCCGTACGCTTCGCGCTGGTCGCGATGCTGTTCCTCGTGTTCGACGTGGAAGCGCTGTTCTTCTACCCCTGGGCCATCCTCGTTCGCGAGCTGCGGTGGACCGGGATCATCGCCATCGCCGGGTTCTTCGCAGTGCTCGGCGTTGGATACGTCTACGCACGCGCCCGTGGCGCGCTGAAATGGCGGTAA
- a CDS encoding winged helix-turn-helix transcriptional regulator, whose translation MTQHFDRALAAVGIRSTQFTILSALALAGWVTTNDLAHGLVMDRTTLTRNLKLLRTDGLIEARPAQGSRQIQFGLSDPGRDLLARAIPRWRDAQDGIVQAFGDTQWPGMVQELGRLVKGTLALGSDTEALAGAGAARRGVQAIGAPSRSG comes from the coding sequence GTGACCCAGCATTTCGATCGCGCCCTGGCCGCGGTCGGCATCCGCTCCACCCAGTTCACCATTCTGAGCGCCCTGGCGCTCGCCGGCTGGGTGACCACCAACGACCTGGCGCACGGGCTGGTCATGGATCGGACGACCTTGACCCGGAATCTGAAGCTGCTGCGGACCGATGGGCTGATCGAGGCCCGCCCCGCCCAGGGCAGCCGCCAGATTCAGTTTGGCCTGAGCGATCCCGGGCGCGACCTGCTGGCACGGGCGATCCCCCGCTGGCGCGACGCCCAGGACGGCATCGTTCAGGCGTTTGGCGACACCCAGTGGCCCGGCATGGTGCAGGAACTGGGCCGGCTGGTGAAGGGCACGCTGGCGCTCGGGTCGGATACAGAGGCGCTGGCAGGCGCGGGTGCCGCACGCCGAGGCGTTCAGGCGATCGGGGCGCCGAGCCGCTCCGGCTGA
- a CDS encoding VOC family protein, which yields MPRPVHFELSVSDPEKAQAFYSKLFDWRFQEFSGDPNMKYWMVTTGPDGEAGINGGMLIRQDGMPPGTTNTMGVPSVDAAVEAIRSAGGTICLEKMPVPGMGWVAYALDLDGNMFGVFEMDSNAK from the coding sequence ATGCCCCGACCTGTTCATTTCGAGCTCAGCGTGTCGGACCCGGAGAAGGCCCAGGCGTTCTACTCAAAGCTCTTCGACTGGCGGTTCCAGGAATTCTCGGGTGACCCGAACATGAAGTACTGGATGGTCACCACCGGCCCGGACGGCGAGGCCGGCATCAACGGCGGCATGCTGATCCGCCAGGACGGCATGCCGCCGGGGACCACCAACACGATGGGCGTCCCCTCGGTAGACGCCGCTGTCGAGGCCATCAGGTCCGCTGGCGGGACGATCTGCCTGGAGAAGATGCCGGTGCCCGGCATGGGCTGGGTGGCCTACGCGCTCGACCTGGACGGCAACATGTTCGGCGTCTTCGAGATGGACAGCAACGCGAAGTAG
- a CDS encoding thiolase family protein has protein sequence MAGQLDDVVIVEAVRTPIGRRNGSLKDVRPDELMAQTLSALVARAGIDAGLVDDVILGCVAQIGEQGANVARLAVLEAGFPVEVPAVSLDRMCSSGQQAVHFAAQAIASGQADVVIAGGVESMSRVPLAADYPQTWSQKLSGRSDVEISTNQGTSADLIAERWGLSRQELDQFAFESHLKAGAARAAGRFASQIVTVDVAGPDGAAVPFQQDEGIRMPPSLERMAALQPAFDAGGTATAANASQISDGAAALLLTSRQKAAQLGLRPRARLRSTAVVGSDPLLMLTGPIPATHKVLDRAGMALSDVDVVEINEAFASVVLAWARELEPDMAKVNPNGGAIALGHPLGATGAILLTKLLYELERQDKAVGLQTMCVGFGQATATIVERE, from the coding sequence ATGGCCGGTCAGCTCGACGACGTGGTGATCGTGGAGGCCGTGCGGACGCCCATCGGACGACGGAATGGATCGCTCAAGGACGTGCGGCCTGACGAGCTGATGGCGCAGACGCTCTCGGCGCTGGTGGCGCGCGCCGGCATCGATGCCGGCCTGGTGGATGATGTGATCCTCGGCTGCGTGGCGCAGATCGGGGAGCAGGGCGCGAACGTCGCGCGGCTGGCTGTGCTGGAGGCCGGGTTCCCTGTCGAGGTGCCGGCCGTGAGCCTGGACCGGATGTGCAGCTCGGGTCAGCAGGCTGTCCACTTCGCGGCGCAGGCTATCGCCAGCGGACAGGCCGACGTGGTCATCGCCGGGGGCGTCGAGTCGATGTCGCGGGTGCCGCTGGCCGCCGACTACCCCCAGACCTGGAGCCAGAAGCTGTCCGGGCGCTCGGATGTCGAGATCAGCACCAACCAGGGCACCTCAGCCGACCTGATCGCCGAGCGCTGGGGCCTGTCGCGGCAGGAGCTGGACCAGTTCGCCTTCGAGAGCCACTTGAAGGCTGGCGCAGCCCGCGCGGCCGGCCGCTTCGCGTCGCAGATCGTGACCGTGGACGTGGCCGGGCCGGACGGCGCAGCTGTCCCCTTCCAGCAGGACGAGGGCATCCGGATGCCGCCCTCGCTGGAACGGATGGCGGCGCTGCAGCCGGCCTTCGACGCCGGCGGCACCGCGACTGCAGCCAACGCCAGCCAGATCTCGGACGGGGCAGCGGCGCTCCTGCTGACCTCTCGACAGAAGGCGGCCCAGCTCGGGCTGCGTCCGCGCGCCCGGCTGCGCTCGACGGCCGTCGTCGGCTCGGACCCGCTGCTGATGCTGACCGGCCCGATCCCCGCCACCCACAAGGTGCTGGACCGGGCCGGCATGGCGCTGTCGGACGTGGACGTCGTCGAGATCAACGAGGCGTTTGCGTCGGTCGTGCTGGCCTGGGCGCGCGAGTTGGAACCCGACATGGCGAAGGTCAACCCGAACGGCGGCGCGATTGCACTCGGGCACCCGCTGGGGGCCACCGGCGCGATCTTGCTGACCAAGCTGCTCTACGAGCTGGAGCGGCAGGACAAGGCGGTGGGCTTGCAGACCATGTGCGTCGGCTTCGGGCAGGCGACGGCCACCATCGTCGAGCGCGAGTAG